The Heyndrickxia acidicola sequence CGCGGATGGACCCTCCCGGCTGTATGATGGCAGTAATGCCAGCTTTTGCTGCAGCTTCAACCGTGTCATCCATTGGAAAGAATGCATCTGAAGCCAGAGCCGCTCCTTTAGCTTGGCTTCCTGCTTGGGTCAAGGCAATTTCAGCGGAACCTACACGGTTCATTTGGCCGGCACCAATTCCTACTGTCATTTTATCGTTTGCCACCACAATAGCATTGGACTTCACATGCTTTACCACTTTCCAGCCGAGCTTTAGGGCTTTCCATTCCTGCTCAGTCGGCTGGCGTTTGGTAGGAACGGTAATGTCTGCATCCTCATATGAATAGGTATCCTGTTCCTGCACAAGCAATCCGCCCTCTACTGAGGTATAAATGGATTCCCGTTTTGTTTTTTCATTGAACGGCACAGTAAGCAGGCGAAGATTCTTTTTGGCAGTTAAAACCTCCAGAGCTTCTTCTGTAAAATCTGGGGCAATCACGATTTCAAGGAAAATTTCATGAAGCTTTAATGCCGTCCCTTTATCTACAGGCATATTAAAGGCAACAATTCCTCCAAAGATGGATTTTGAATCTGCTTCATAAGCACGCTGGAAGGCTTCTTCCGCTGTTGCCCCCACTCCAATTCCGCATGGATTCATATGCTTAACGGCTACAGCTGCCGGCTCCGCAAAATCCTTTACCATTTGCAGAGCAGCATCTGCATCGCGAATATTATTAAAGGACAGCTCTTTGCCATGCAGCTGCTTGGCATGGGCAATGGAAAATTTGGAACCTAAAGAATTGACATAAAAGGCGGCTTTTTGATGAGGATTTTCTCCATAGCGAAGCGGCTGCTTCAACTGATAGGAAACCGTAATCTGCTCAGGCTGTTCTTCACCGGAAAGGGTTGTCATATAATCAGCTATCATGGCATCATAAGCCGCTGTATGGCGGAAGACCTTTGCAGCAAGCTTCCGGTTTGTTTCCTTTGAAACTCCGCCCTGCTCCCTCAGCTCTTTTAAAATACCTGCATAATCACTTGAATCCACTACCACTGTTACATACTCATGATTTTTCGCAGCCGATCTAAGCATGGAAGGACCGCCAATATCAATGTTCTCAATCGCTTCATCTACTGTAACCTCTGGCTTTGCGATTGTTTGCTGAAAAGGATATAAATTTACACAAACAAGATCAATCAGGGAAATTCCTTGTTCATCCAGCTGTGCCTGATGTTCAGGAATACGTTTTGCAAGAAGGCCTCCATGTACAAACGGATGAAGGGTTTTGACTCTGCCCTCAAGCATTTCGGGAAAACCCGTTACTTCCTCAATCCCAATTACCTTAAGACCTGCATCCTCCAATGCTTTTTTGGTACCTCCTGTGGAAACAAGCTCAAAGCCTAATGCTGCAAGTTCATTGGCAAATTCCGTTACACCTGTTTTATCTGATACACTGATTAGTGCTCTTTTCATACTGCCTGCGCCTCCTTGGTAAAATGACGATGGTGTTTGTTATTGGCATT is a genomic window containing:
- the purH gene encoding bifunctional phosphoribosylaminoimidazolecarboxamide formyltransferase/IMP cyclohydrolase, encoding MKRALISVSDKTGVTEFANELAALGFELVSTGGTKKALEDAGLKVIGIEEVTGFPEMLEGRVKTLHPFVHGGLLAKRIPEHQAQLDEQGISLIDLVCVNLYPFQQTIAKPEVTVDEAIENIDIGGPSMLRSAAKNHEYVTVVVDSSDYAGILKELREQGGVSKETNRKLAAKVFRHTAAYDAMIADYMTTLSGEEQPEQITVSYQLKQPLRYGENPHQKAAFYVNSLGSKFSIAHAKQLHGKELSFNNIRDADAALQMVKDFAEPAAVAVKHMNPCGIGVGATAEEAFQRAYEADSKSIFGGIVAFNMPVDKGTALKLHEIFLEIVIAPDFTEEALEVLTAKKNLRLLTVPFNEKTKRESIYTSVEGGLLVQEQDTYSYEDADITVPTKRQPTEQEWKALKLGWKVVKHVKSNAIVVANDKMTVGIGAGQMNRVGSAEIALTQAGSQAKGAALASDAFFPMDDTVEAAAKAGITAIIQPGGSIRDEDSIKKADEYGITMVFTGVRHFKH